One Antarctobacter heliothermus DNA segment encodes these proteins:
- a CDS encoding acetyl-CoA carboxylase carboxyltransferase subunit alpha, which produces MTHYLDFEKPLADIEGKAEELRAMARNSEDMDVEAEAAALDGKAKTLLKDLYAKLTPWRKCQVARHPERPHCKDYIEALFTEFTPLAGDRNFAEDEAIMGGLARLDDRPVMVIGHEKGHDTTSRITRNFGMARPEGYRKALRLMDMADRFGLPVVTLIDTPGAYPGKGAEERGQSEAIARSTEKCLQIGVPLVSVVIGEGGSGGAVAFATGNRVAMLEHAVYSVISPEGCASILWKDADKMREAAEALRLTAQDLHQLGVCDRVIPEPLGGAHRAPETAIDAVRTAVNALLLDLDGMSREDLIRSRRTKFLNLGSKGLAA; this is translated from the coding sequence ATGACCCATTACCTCGACTTCGAAAAACCGCTGGCAGACATCGAAGGCAAGGCCGAAGAATTGCGCGCCATGGCCCGGAACAGTGAGGACATGGATGTCGAGGCCGAGGCCGCCGCGCTGGACGGCAAGGCCAAGACGCTGCTCAAGGACTTGTATGCCAAGCTGACTCCGTGGCGCAAATGTCAGGTCGCGCGGCATCCCGAACGTCCCCATTGCAAGGATTACATCGAGGCGCTGTTCACAGAGTTCACGCCGCTCGCCGGGGACCGCAACTTTGCCGAGGATGAGGCCATCATGGGCGGTCTGGCACGGCTGGACGACCGGCCCGTCATGGTGATCGGTCACGAAAAGGGCCATGACACCACTTCGCGCATCACCCGCAACTTTGGCATGGCCCGGCCAGAGGGCTATCGCAAGGCGTTGCGTCTGATGGACATGGCCGACCGTTTCGGTCTGCCGGTGGTGACGCTGATCGACACGCCGGGCGCCTATCCCGGCAAGGGCGCCGAGGAACGCGGCCAGTCCGAGGCCATCGCGCGGTCGACCGAAAAATGCCTGCAAATCGGTGTGCCGCTGGTATCGGTTGTGATCGGCGAAGGCGGCTCTGGCGGGGCGGTGGCCTTTGCCACCGGCAACCGCGTCGCCATGCTGGAACATGCGGTCTATTCGGTCATCTCGCCCGAGGGCTGCGCCTCGATCCTGTGGAAAGACGCCGACAAGATGCGCGAAGCCGCCGAGGCGTTGCGCCTGACCGCGCAGGATCTGCACCAGTTGGGTGTCTGCGACCGCGTCATTCCCGAACCACTGGGCGGCGCCCACCGTGCCCCCGAAACCGCGATCGACGCGGTGCGGACCGCGGTCAATGCGCTGTTGCTGGATCTGGACGGCATGAGCCGAGAGGATCTGATCCGCTCTCGTCGGACCAAGTTCCTGAACCTTGGGTCCAAGGGTCTGGCGGCCTGA
- a CDS encoding cytochrome c biogenesis CcdA family protein encodes MELIFAYGAGLLTLINPCVVPVLPIVIATALQASRLGPLAMAAGLSLSFVVLGLGITAFGHLIGLDVDTVAKAGAVLMVLFGLALLLPQGAALMETATAGLAARADAQMDHVDRSGLRGQLLGGMLLGAVWSPCIGPTLGGAISLASQGQNLGWAALIMVFFALGVSTLILGLAYGTRGAIGRHNARMRALAIRARPILGASFVAVGLALFFNFHHLIEGWLVGVLPGWLIDLSVAL; translated from the coding sequence ATGGAACTGATATTCGCATATGGCGCGGGCCTCCTGACGCTGATCAACCCCTGCGTGGTGCCGGTGCTGCCGATTGTCATCGCCACGGCGTTGCAGGCCAGCCGCCTTGGGCCGCTGGCAATGGCCGCCGGGCTGAGCCTGTCGTTTGTCGTGCTTGGCTTGGGCATAACCGCCTTTGGCCATTTGATCGGGCTGGACGTTGACACCGTGGCCAAGGCGGGCGCGGTCCTGATGGTGCTGTTTGGTCTGGCGCTGTTACTGCCGCAGGGCGCGGCCCTGATGGAAACCGCCACTGCCGGGCTGGCGGCGCGCGCAGACGCACAGATGGACCATGTAGATCGCAGCGGATTGCGCGGTCAGCTTCTGGGCGGGATGCTGCTCGGCGCGGTCTGGAGCCCCTGTATCGGCCCAACGCTGGGCGGGGCGATATCCTTGGCCAGTCAGGGGCAGAACCTTGGCTGGGCTGCGCTGATCATGGTGTTCTTTGCACTGGGTGTGTCGACGCTGATCCTTGGGCTGGCTTATGGCACGCGTGGCGCAATTGGCCGCCACAATGCCCGGATGCGCGCGCTGGCGATCCGTGCCCGCCCGATCCTTGGCGCAAGTTTTGTCGCTGTCGGCCTTGCGCTGTTTTTCAACTTTCACCACCTGATCGAGGGCTGGCTGGTTGGCGTTCTACCCGGCTGGCTGATCGACCTTTCGGTCGCCCTTTGA
- a CDS encoding thioredoxin family protein: MDRRTFLTLTAGSALALPFAAAAAPLGYTPGLVTQRLGQGETVFLDFKASWCTTCAAQDRVIKALKDENAAYEQNITFVDVDWDTYGKSDLVKSLRIPRRSTLVVLKGEAELGRVVAQTSRAAIKGLMDTALGAAMA; the protein is encoded by the coding sequence ATGGACCGCCGCACGTTTCTGACGCTTACCGCAGGCAGCGCGCTTGCCCTGCCTTTTGCCGCCGCTGCCGCCCCGCTGGGCTACACTCCCGGGCTGGTGACACAGCGCCTTGGTCAGGGGGAGACGGTGTTTCTGGACTTCAAGGCAAGCTGGTGTACGACCTGCGCTGCGCAGGACCGGGTGATCAAGGCGCTCAAGGATGAAAACGCGGCCTATGAGCAAAATATCACCTTTGTTGACGTGGACTGGGACACCTACGGCAAGTCCGATCTGGTCAAGTCGCTGCGTATCCCGCGTCGGTCCACACTGGTTGTGCTGAAGGGTGAGGCAGAGCTGGGCCGCGTTGTCGCGCAAACATCACGCGCCGCGATCAAGGGGTTGATGGACACGGCGCTGGGTGCGGCGATGGCGTAA
- a CDS encoding GntR family transcriptional regulator has protein sequence MQGTVRSDVAVSAHDRVYRGLRTRIMHGQIAPGQALTLRGLGREFGVSMTPAREAVNRLVAEGALQMSSSGRVSTPELSNERIEELAALRALIEVELASRALPRAHIALIERLQTINASIADVVSNRDAVGYIRTNLEFHRTLYLRAQAPAMLAMAETVWLQLGPTMRALYGRLRRSEAPQYHRLIIAALNAGDEPGLRLAVRSDVTQGLRMLAG, from the coding sequence ATGCAAGGAACCGTCAGATCAGATGTTGCCGTTTCGGCCCACGACCGCGTCTATCGCGGGCTGCGCACGCGGATCATGCATGGCCAGATCGCCCCCGGTCAGGCATTGACCCTGCGCGGTCTGGGCCGCGAATTTGGCGTCTCGATGACGCCCGCGCGTGAGGCGGTGAACCGGCTGGTGGCTGAGGGCGCGTTGCAAATGTCCAGTTCCGGGAGGGTCTCGACCCCCGAACTGTCCAACGAACGGATCGAGGAACTGGCGGCCCTGCGCGCCCTGATCGAGGTGGAACTGGCCTCGCGCGCGCTGCCACGGGCGCATATCGCGTTGATTGAGCGGCTTCAGACGATCAACGCCAGCATCGCCGATGTGGTGTCGAACCGCGACGCGGTCGGCTATATTCGGACCAATCTGGAATTTCACCGCACCCTGTACCTGCGCGCGCAGGCCCCGGCGATGTTGGCCATGGCGGAAACCGTCTGGCTGCAACTGGGGCCGACGATGCGGGCGCTGTACGGGCGGCTGCGCCGGTCAGAGGCGCCGCAGTATCACCGACTGATCATCGCCGCGCTGAATGCCGGGGATGAGCCGGGATTGCGGCTGGCGGTGCGCTCGGACGTCACGCAGGGGCTGCGGATGCTGGCAGGCTAG
- a CDS encoding J domain-containing protein has product MTRIAPQQAYTVLGVTPEDDFATIRKAWVRLVKANHPDALGGDIETATRRLSRINDAYDSLRWHNPEKQRIHQAREAQRRQEARAARTRHVDALRAGRPTPTADTSAPRDDTGEAAFPNQQAPALVVRQGPGNQLAEKAHRKYGDVQKICETATQAIMTRTA; this is encoded by the coding sequence ATGACCCGCATCGCCCCCCAACAGGCCTACACCGTTCTCGGAGTGACGCCCGAGGATGACTTTGCCACAATCCGCAAAGCCTGGGTTCGGCTGGTCAAGGCAAACCACCCCGATGCCCTTGGCGGCGACATCGAAACCGCGACGCGGCGGCTGTCGCGGATCAATGACGCCTACGACTCATTGCGCTGGCACAACCCGGAAAAGCAGCGCATCCATCAGGCGCGAGAGGCGCAACGCCGACAGGAAGCCCGCGCCGCGCGGACCCGGCATGTGGATGCCCTGCGCGCGGGTCGGCCAACGCCTACGGCCGATACATCCGCCCCGCGCGACGACACCGGCGAGGCGGCCTTTCCAAACCAACAGGCCCCCGCGCTGGTCGTGCGGCAGGGGCCAGGCAACCAGCTTGCCGAGAAGGCGCACCGCAAATACGGCGACGTTCAGAAGATTTGCGAAACTGCTACGCAGGCGATCATGACACGCACCGCCTAG
- a CDS encoding M48 family metallopeptidase encodes MGQITLAGNPLIAVQLRRSARARRLSLRVSRLDGRVTLTLPNAVPEAEGVAFLRAKEAWLRGQLADVSGPVMVGPGARLPVEGVPHEIRTGPGRTVRQEAGVLFVPGPEEQAAARLKGWLRTRARDRLSEASDRYAARLGRGYNRLTLRDTRSRWGSCTHDGGLMYSWRLILGHPQVLDYVAAHEVAHLAHMNHSAAFWQQVEALYGDWRAPRKWLKEHGTELHRYRFD; translated from the coding sequence ATGGGGCAGATTACCTTGGCTGGCAACCCATTGATCGCGGTTCAGCTGCGCCGGTCGGCGCGCGCCCGCCGGTTGAGCCTGCGGGTCTCGCGGCTGGACGGGCGTGTGACGCTGACGCTGCCCAATGCGGTGCCAGAGGCCGAAGGCGTGGCCTTTCTGCGCGCCAAAGAGGCCTGGCTGCGCGGCCAGCTGGCGGATGTGTCAGGTCCGGTGATGGTGGGGCCGGGCGCGCGGCTGCCGGTCGAGGGCGTGCCGCATGAGATTCGCACTGGACCCGGACGCACCGTACGGCAAGAGGCGGGTGTGCTTTTTGTGCCCGGCCCCGAAGAACAGGCCGCGGCCCGGCTGAAAGGCTGGCTGCGGACGCGGGCGCGCGACCGCCTGTCCGAGGCGTCAGACCGCTATGCGGCGCGTCTGGGGCGGGGCTACAATCGCCTGACGCTGCGCGACACGCGCTCGCGCTGGGGGTCGTGCACCCATGACGGTGGCTTGATGTATTCTTGGCGGCTGATTCTGGGCCATCCACAGGTGCTGGACTATGTCGCGGCGCATGAGGTGGCGCATCTGGCCCATATGAACCACTCGGCCGCGTTCTGGCAGCAGGTCGAGGCGCTGTATGGCGATTGGCGTGCGCCGCGCAAATGGCTGAAGGAACACGGTACGGAACTGCACCGGTATCGGTTCGACTAG
- a CDS encoding TIGR02300 family protein has product MPKEEWGTKRVCPTTGKRFYDLNRNPIVSPYTGEVVNLETGKRSMIAADAADAANPKTKKDEEEAELVDDDDVGVELEDDDVLEDEDDDDDVSLDEIADVASDDDDS; this is encoded by the coding sequence ATGCCCAAGGAAGAATGGGGCACCAAGCGTGTCTGCCCCACCACCGGAAAACGGTTCTACGACCTGAACCGTAACCCGATCGTCAGCCCGTATACCGGCGAGGTGGTCAACCTCGAAACCGGCAAGCGCAGCATGATCGCGGCGGACGCCGCCGATGCGGCCAATCCGAAGACGAAGAAGGACGAGGAAGAGGCCGAACTGGTCGATGACGATGATGTCGGCGTCGAGCTTGAGGACGATGATGTTCTTGAGGACGAAGACGACGATGACGATGTTTCGCTGGACGAAATCGCCGACGTCGCCAGCGATGACGACGACTCCTGA
- a CDS encoding DUF1036 domain-containing protein — translation MHRFFWLMLCLLMASGAHEAAAQNNNFAVYFKNECWRRIQTAIHVRDMSGNWVTKGWYILEPGEQAFVATTTNRIFYTYGESIAPINERINWAGTDRHYYIRGSSNTYGFRTRRMDMSNWGTWTERFTCN, via the coding sequence ATGCATAGATTTTTTTGGCTAATGCTTTGCCTCTTGATGGCAAGCGGCGCGCATGAGGCCGCTGCGCAAAACAACAATTTCGCCGTCTACTTCAAAAACGAGTGCTGGCGGCGCATTCAAACAGCGATCCACGTTCGCGACATGTCCGGCAATTGGGTCACCAAGGGTTGGTATATATTGGAACCCGGTGAACAGGCCTTTGTCGCCACAACAACCAACCGGATCTTTTATACCTATGGCGAGAGCATTGCGCCAATCAACGAGCGGATCAACTGGGCCGGAACGGACCGGCATTACTACATTCGCGGGTCGTCCAATACTTATGGGTTCCGAACCCGCCGGATGGACATGTCGAACTGGGGTACATGGACCGAACGGTTCACCTGCAACTAA
- a CDS encoding DUF2938 domain-containing protein, which translates to MGVLIAGILIGIGGTVAMDLWALLLARVAGQPRPNWGNVGRWVAHLFRGRVFHDDIGQAAPVAGERALGWVFHYAVGIAYGVIFALIAGRAWFGDPAFVPVWIFSLLTITAGWFLLQPGMGLGWAASRTATPWKARGMGLVAHTVFGLGMWGVALVG; encoded by the coding sequence ATGGGCGTACTCATCGCAGGTATTCTGATCGGCATCGGCGGCACCGTTGCGATGGATCTATGGGCTTTGCTGCTGGCCCGCGTCGCGGGGCAACCTCGGCCGAACTGGGGCAATGTCGGGCGCTGGGTGGCGCATCTGTTCCGGGGGCGGGTGTTTCATGACGATATCGGTCAGGCTGCCCCGGTGGCCGGGGAGCGCGCGCTGGGCTGGGTCTTTCACTATGCGGTGGGCATCGCCTATGGCGTGATCTTTGCGCTGATCGCTGGACGGGCGTGGTTTGGCGATCCTGCCTTTGTCCCGGTCTGGATCTTTTCGCTGCTGACCATCACCGCAGGCTGGTTCCTGCTGCAGCCGGGCATGGGGCTGGGCTGGGCCGCGTCGCGCACCGCAACCCCGTGGAAGGCGCGCGGCATGGGTCTGGTGGCGCATACGGTCTTCGGGCTTGGGATGTGGGGTGTGGCCCTAGTTGGTTAG
- a CDS encoding cold-shock protein, with product MATGTVKWFNTTKGFGFIAPEGGGKDVFVHISAVERSGLTGLADNQKVSFELQTGRDGRESASDIELL from the coding sequence ATGGCGACTGGCACCGTGAAATGGTTCAACACCACCAAAGGCTTTGGCTTTATCGCGCCCGAAGGCGGCGGCAAAGACGTATTTGTCCACATTTCAGCGGTCGAGCGGTCCGGCCTGACCGGCCTTGCCGACAACCAGAAAGTCAGCTTTGAGCTGCAAACCGGCCGCGACGGGCGCGAGAGCGCCTCGGATATCGAATTGCTCTGA
- the yciA gene encoding acyl-CoA thioester hydrolase YciA, whose product MDESSPKGELTLRTLAMPADVNVNGDIFGGWVLAQMDIASGIVAGQRAQGRVATVAVDAMKFIRPVKVGDVLCIYARLMRVGRTSMAIGLEAWALRDRVGKREKVTEAVFTYVAIDEAGNKREVPPESELPGGA is encoded by the coding sequence ATGGATGAAAGCAGCCCAAAAGGCGAATTGACGCTGCGGACGCTGGCAATGCCGGCGGATGTCAATGTGAACGGGGACATTTTTGGCGGTTGGGTTTTGGCGCAGATGGACATTGCCAGCGGCATTGTCGCGGGCCAGCGCGCACAGGGCAGGGTGGCGACCGTCGCGGTGGACGCCATGAAATTCATCCGCCCGGTCAAGGTGGGCGACGTGCTGTGCATCTACGCGCGCCTGATGCGGGTCGGGCGGACCTCCATGGCCATCGGGCTAGAGGCATGGGCCCTACGCGACCGGGTGGGCAAGCGCGAAAAGGTGACAGAGGCGGTGTTCACCTATGTGGCCATCGACGAGGCTGGCAACAAACGCGAAGTGCCGCCCGAGTCCGAGCTCCCGGGCGGCGCATAA
- a CDS encoding RbsD/FucU family protein — translation MLHNVPPILSPDILHTLRAMGHGDEIVISDANFPAYSMGCKVHRLDGITATDVLEAVLTLMPLDRYVSDPSQTMQVVDDPDAVPEIVQEFQGIIDRVADNPAPIATLERFAFYERAKTCFAVIQTGESRLYGNIILKKGVISPR, via the coding sequence ATGCTGCACAACGTGCCCCCCATCCTGTCCCCCGACATCCTTCACACGCTGCGTGCCATGGGCCACGGCGATGAGATCGTGATTTCGGATGCCAATTTTCCTGCCTATTCAATGGGGTGCAAGGTGCATCGTCTGGACGGCATCACCGCGACGGATGTGCTGGAGGCGGTTCTGACCCTGATGCCACTTGATAGATACGTCAGCGACCCGTCGCAGACCATGCAGGTGGTCGACGACCCGGATGCTGTTCCCGAGATCGTACAAGAGTTTCAAGGGATTATAGACCGTGTCGCCGACAACCCCGCGCCTATCGCAACGCTGGAACGCTTTGCCTTTTATGAGCGCGCCAAGACCTGTTTCGCGGTGATTCAGACCGGGGAATCAAGGCTTTATGGTAATATCATCCTGAAAAAGGGCGTCATCTCGCCGCGCTAG
- a CDS encoding NAD(P)/FAD-dependent oxidoreductase, with protein MSQDVIVIGGGIAGISAAAELARSAKVTVIEAEPQLGYHATGRSAAIFIRNYGNATLRALNAAAYPALAGDLLGDSMLSPRGEVMLARDEDLPVLEDYLDGSTGIERLTAQQATELVPVLRTDQIAAAMLEQDAQGIDVDRLLQGYARLLRARGGVIETGSRVTAITRDGTGWRVEAGGQVFAAGIVVNAAGGWADQVAQMAGVRPVGLVPKRRSAVIMAVPAGIDPDGWPLFGSIAETWYAKPEAGRLMISPADEDPVEPGDIHADDMVLAEGLDRFSQMVDLPLVRPSHSWAGMRSFLADKTPVVGMDPDAPGFFWLAGQGGYGVQTSPALACLTAALCLGEPPALAADVVAALAPDRLHG; from the coding sequence ATGTCACAGGATGTTATCGTGATCGGCGGCGGGATCGCCGGGATTAGCGCAGCGGCGGAACTGGCCCGCAGCGCCAAGGTAACGGTGATCGAGGCAGAGCCGCAATTGGGCTATCACGCGACCGGCCGATCCGCCGCGATCTTTATCCGCAACTACGGTAACGCGACGCTGCGGGCGCTGAACGCGGCGGCCTATCCGGCTCTGGCTGGCGACCTGTTAGGCGACAGCATGCTGTCGCCACGGGGCGAAGTGATGCTGGCACGCGACGAGGACTTGCCGGTGCTCGAGGACTATCTGGACGGCTCAACCGGGATCGAACGGCTGACCGCGCAGCAGGCGACCGAACTGGTGCCGGTCCTGCGCACCGATCAGATCGCGGCGGCGATGCTGGAACAGGATGCACAAGGTATCGACGTGGACCGCCTGTTGCAGGGGTATGCGCGTCTGCTGCGCGCGCGCGGCGGGGTGATTGAGACCGGCAGCCGGGTCACGGCCATCACGCGGGACGGCACTGGCTGGCGGGTCGAGGCGGGCGGACAGGTGTTCGCCGCCGGGATCGTGGTCAACGCGGCGGGCGGCTGGGCGGATCAGGTGGCGCAGATGGCCGGGGTGCGGCCCGTGGGGCTGGTGCCCAAACGGCGCTCTGCGGTGATCATGGCGGTGCCTGCGGGCATCGACCCTGATGGCTGGCCGCTGTTCGGTTCGATCGCCGAGACATGGTACGCGAAGCCCGAGGCGGGGCGGTTGATGATCTCACCAGCGGATGAGGACCCGGTAGAGCCGGGGGACATTCACGCCGACGATATGGTGCTGGCCGAGGGGCTGGACCGATTTTCGCAAATGGTGGACCTGCCGTTGGTGCGTCCGTCGCATAGCTGGGCGGGGATGCGCAGCTTTTTGGCAGACAAGACGCCGGTGGTGGGGATGGACCCCGATGCGCCGGGGTTCTTTTGGCTGGCGGGGCAGGGGGGGTATGGCGTGCAGACCTCGCCTGCGCTGGCATGTCTTACGGCGGCCCTGTGCCTAGGCGAACCGCCGGCCTTGGCGGCGGATGTTGTGGCTGCGCTGGCCCCGGACAGATTGCACGGCTGA
- the ureG gene encoding urease accessory protein UreG: protein MTQMNGPLRIGIGGPVGAGKTTLTARLAERLKDEFSIGVITNDIYTQEDAEALMRMQILPADRVIGVETGGCPHTAIREDASINLAAVAEMRQRHPEVQVVLIESGGDNLSATFSPELADLTVYVIDVAAGEEIPRKGGPAITRSDLLVINKTDLAPYVGASLEVMERDATRMRAGRPFVFSALKGGEGVDKILREIREIAGL, encoded by the coding sequence ATGACCCAAATGAACGGCCCCCTGCGGATCGGCATCGGCGGACCTGTCGGCGCGGGTAAGACCACCCTGACCGCGCGGCTGGCCGAGCGGCTGAAGGATGAGTTTTCCATCGGCGTGATCACCAATGACATCTATACGCAGGAGGACGCCGAGGCCCTGATGCGGATGCAGATCCTGCCCGCTGACCGGGTGATCGGGGTAGAAACGGGCGGCTGCCCGCATACGGCGATCCGCGAGGATGCCTCGATCAACCTTGCCGCCGTGGCCGAGATGCGCCAGCGCCATCCGGAGGTGCAGGTGGTGCTGATCGAGTCCGGCGGCGACAACCTGTCGGCCACCTTCAGCCCGGAACTGGCGGATCTGACGGTCTATGTGATCGACGTGGCGGCGGGGGAGGAAATCCCGCGCAAGGGTGGTCCGGCAATCACGCGGTCGGACCTGCTGGTGATTAACAAGACCGATCTGGCACCTTATGTCGGGGCCTCGTTGGAGGTGATGGAACGGGATGCCACGCGGATGCGCGCGGGCCGTCCGTTTGTGTTTTCCGCCTTGAAGGGCGGCGAAGGTGTGGACAAGATCCTGCGCGAAATAAGGGAAATCGCGGGGCTTTGA
- a CDS encoding urease accessory protein UreF: protein MDRNLLTLTQWLSPAYPVGAFAYSHGLETAVQAGWVIDPATLEDWLRDVLSAGSGKTDALWIWLVWRGDHPVVELDAMARAWSPAQERLREAERQGAAFAKVTAEVWGLDLPPMLLPVALGAAARQMAMDPEQVAALYLHAFAGNLVAAAQRLMPLGQTAAQGVLSRLTPLCADVAAAGRGLTLDDMSSTAFLSDVAAMRHETLEPRLFQS, encoded by the coding sequence ATTGACCGCAATCTGCTGACCCTGACGCAATGGCTGTCGCCCGCCTATCCGGTGGGGGCCTTTGCCTATTCGCACGGGCTGGAAACGGCTGTGCAGGCAGGTTGGGTGATAGATCCCGCCACGTTGGAGGATTGGCTGCGCGACGTTCTGAGCGCCGGTTCCGGCAAGACGGACGCCTTGTGGATCTGGCTGGTTTGGCGGGGCGATCACCCTGTGGTCGAACTGGACGCAATGGCGCGCGCATGGTCGCCTGCGCAGGAACGCCTGCGTGAGGCAGAACGTCAGGGCGCGGCCTTTGCCAAGGTCACGGCAGAGGTTTGGGGGTTGGACCTGCCACCGATGCTGTTGCCTGTCGCTTTGGGGGCGGCGGCGCGGCAGATGGCCATGGACCCGGAACAGGTGGCGGCGCTGTATCTGCACGCCTTTGCGGGCAACCTTGTCGCGGCGGCGCAACGGCTGATGCCACTGGGCCAGACCGCAGCACAAGGCGTGTTGTCCCGGCTGACGCCACTTTGCGCCGATGTGGCTGCGGCTGGCCGGGGGTTGACGCTGGACGACATGTCCTCCACCGCATTTTTGTCAGACGTCGCCGCCATGCGACATGAAACACTAGAACCAAGGCTATTCCAGTCATGA
- a CDS encoding urease accessory protein UreE, whose translation MTDLPVAQTLHRAGTWSGAQDSCRLTYDARFLRRKVLTTVAGGRFVVDLEQTTSLDHGDALERADGRLIEVIAAEEDLLAVTGELPRLAWHIGNRHTPCQVAGERLLIQRDPVIRHMLEHLGAVITEVVEPFAPEGGAYGHGRTHSHEHGHTAHAH comes from the coding sequence GTGACCGACCTTCCCGTCGCCCAGACCCTGCATCGTGCCGGGACGTGGTCCGGTGCGCAGGACTCCTGCCGCCTGACCTATGACGCGCGCTTTTTGCGCCGTAAGGTGCTGACCACCGTCGCGGGGGGCAGGTTTGTGGTGGATCTGGAACAGACCACCTCATTGGATCACGGCGACGCGCTTGAACGGGCGGACGGGCGTTTGATCGAGGTGATCGCAGCCGAAGAGGATTTGCTGGCTGTGACCGGCGAATTGCCCCGGTTGGCATGGCACATCGGCAACCGGCACACGCCCTGTCAGGTGGCGGGTGAGCGGCTGCTGATCCAGCGTGACCCAGTGATCCGGCACATGTTGGAGCATCTGGGCGCGGTCATCACCGAGGTGGTGGAACCCTTTGCGCCCGAGGGCGGGGCCTATGGCCATGGTCGCACCCATAGTCATGAGCACGGCCACACCGCCCATGCCCATTGA